The genomic interval acactgGTGCACACGGCGTACACCTGAGAGGGAAGAAGTTCACATCAAAGACTGATCCTCTCAGTCCCCCTCAttgaccccccccttccctcctactacccccccccacccccactctcTAAGACACACTGTAAGGCCCCGAGGCCTTTCATCTCAAACTTTCCAAAGCGGCTCGACCGATGTGCTTCTATTTCGCGTCGTGTTGTGCGAGCGGAGGGGATTTCTTTCAGCATCAATTTGTGTCATCAAGGTgcggcgggagggggggcgggaggggggcttGCCTTGGATTCGACGTGGTAGGAGACGTAGTGGACGGTGCACCTCAGCGGGATTTTTCGGACCGGCCAAGGAGCGTCGTAGGAGAGGTAGGTGGGAAGGACGCTGATCCTCAGCTCGCCCTGCaggaaggaacacacacacacacacacattgttacaACTTAATGAATTGTGCTTCACTCACTTTAATTCTCAGGAGAGTTGAAAGCCTTTGACGGCAGCTCCTGAAGTCATGGAAGGTAATAATTACCATGCAGCACAGCGAGAGGGAGTCCGGTGTACCTGTTTGTTGAAGTAGAGGAAGCCTTTGGGGCAGTTGATGTTGTGGAAGGGCGAGAAGGACTCGATGGAGCCGTCGATGCTCAtggggtggagcctgatggcgCCGCGAGAGGTGACCAGCATCCAGTGAGGAGACGGCCCACAGATGAACACCTGCGGACGCCAGGAGTCATGGAGAGTTGTTTGgttaatcaaaaaaaaaaaaaaaagcgtgcgACGCCTCGCGGCGACGTGTGGCTCTGACGATCAGCTCCCTCACCCCCGAGTATCCGGAGATGTCCTCGAAGTATCGGAATCGGGCGATCCGACTTTTCGCCGCCAAACTCTCCTCGGCGGCGCCGCCCTCCCCCTTCCTGTCTTTCTTAAGCTTggatttcttctctctgaagttGATGTTGTGCGGCACCTGTACAAGGATGGCGTTAAAAGATTCAGCTCGCGCCAGGATTCCGCCCGGGGCCGACCCGGCCCTCGGCTCGGCTCTCACCTTTTTGAAGCGCACTTTCAGGTTGttctgcggctgctgctggtcGTACGGGAACGCCTCGTAGATCAGAAGCTCCTGTTCCACGTGGACCTGGAAGGCGAGAAaagggggttgttttttttggaactccttctttccttctgtGTGGTTCGTCCACCACAGTCGCAAAAGGACttcagcacacaaacactcaccagTAAATAGGGTCTGCTGTAATTGTAGCCGAGTGAAACCAGAGCCACTTCTTTGACCAGGGGGATCCCTCCTTGTCGTGTCACTTCCTCTTTTTTACCCTCCCCCTGTGCTGCTGACTGGCCAGACGAGCTGTCCACCAGCACCCTTTGACCAACTGGGAAGTTCTTCACCAGGAAAACCAATCGCCAGTCCGGCAGCTGGTAAATCTGGAggaattaaaaagataaaagcatTAATATAAAAGGTAGCAGCATCAACGTCCTGACTCGTATAGTGTTTTAAGTGCCAAAAGGTGTAAgatgcccccgccccccccgtacCTCCATCACACCGTTCTCCCGGATGATGATGCACCAGTGGCTGGGCTCCGATTTGCTCGAGTTTCCATCGCTTCCAAAACCCCCGTGTGCCCCGTAGCTCCGGCCCATCTCATCCCTTCCGTGCCCCGTGTTGGCGTTTGACTCCCCGTACAGCatttcctcctcatcgtccACTGTGTtactacacacgcacacacacacacacacgcacagacacaccgTCAGTAAACCCATAGAGAAGTAGGACGTGTAGCGACCGGTGGCGTCCTCCAGCACGCTACCTGAGGTCGTGGATGACGGTCTCGGCTTCGGACAGACTGCTGATGGCGGCGTCCTCTTTGGCGAAGGAGCTGCTCACTTTGTTCTCCGTGGTGAACATCCCGCTCACGTCTCGGTACGCACACAGCGCGATCACCCGCGACAGCTGCCGAATTGTGCGGATTATTGGTTGTGAACGACGGGACTCAGACTGcggtagcggggggggggggggggcgttggtcAAATGAGGAGGGTTTACTCACTGTGGGGATCTGCGGTTTCTGCAGGGCCAGGCGGTGAGTCTTCCCCATGTAGGAGTCGGTCTTCAGCGCAAACATGGTGACCACCCCCTCCGCGGTCATGATGACCACGTAGGGGTCCGCCACAGAGCAGTGCACGATGGGAGAGCCCAAGTCCACGGGGATGAAGTGGAGCTGTGTCACTGCGAGCAGAATGGAAGGAATCCGTGAAACAACTTTAATTTGCTTAAAATAACAACAGCATGTAAAAGTATAATTCTCACTTTTTCAACCTAACGTTTTCTAAACCTATTTTTTACCTCCTTCCAGTAGCCGAATACCCATGGGGGACACTTGGATGATGTACTTGTTGTCTCCGATGTTTCCAGCAAACACAGTGGGTCCCTGGGTGGCAAAGCCACTGGTGTCCAGCTCCATGATCTCCTGACCCGTCTGCAGGATCTGCACAGGTCACATTACGTATTAGTCAGCTTACTTCCAAATGCCAGAACAGAGCTCGGTTTCCCCAGAACATCGGATCTCTTTTCCGAACCGATACGTCGGCTGCACGTTTCTCACCATGGTTGAATCCTCTCTGCTCAGGATGAGAAAGCCGTGCTTCTTCTTATCGTCCTCCAGAGGAGGTTCCGtcgtcttctccttctcctcctcctcctcctcttcttcttcttctttctccttgtccttttccacctcctccccgtcctcgcCGGTCTCCGTCTCGGCCCCGTCCTCTGATCCTTCGCTTTTTGCTGCCTGGGAAAAACGAGCGAGAAACATCGTGCTGTGACAAAGAGGCTCCCCCCGATCATCAGACGTACCTGCGGGCTTGGCGAGCGGTAAAAAACAAACGCAGTACGTTTGGGTCCTTCTTCACTTCGTTGGAGATGACGGTCCACATGTCATGGCAACCCGGCAGCTCAAACGTAGTCACCACCTGAGGTCGGATGCTCCTCTGAGGACAGAACGGGAGGAAGTAAGTAGCAGACGGTTTActgtagatacacacacagGACATGCAGCTCTGGTTGGGAGGGCGGCGGGGGCCCTACCTGGAGTACGGACAGCGCGCCGTTCTTGCCGTAGCCGGAGCACACCACCACCTCCAGGTCGGGCTCCGGGTTGTTCTGGAACTGTGGGGCGATACGAACATCCGGGGTCGGAAAGGCTTTAAAAAGGGGGGCCGCAAGCAATCAAAcccgaggaggcggaggggagggaTTTAACGTGCGTACCTCTTCGGACAAGAACGCAGGCTCCCCCATGGAGGCATTCACACACGGCCCAATGTTGAGGATGCTATCACAAACCTGCATGCCAACAGAGAAGCTTTAATGTTAGACAAGAGTCATTTAACATTCAGGTTTACCttgttttttgtggggggggggtttacctcAAAGGAGTAAGTAGCCAGCTGAGTGCCGGAGTGGGCCTCACTTCCATACACTTCTATCTCGTCCACCTCATCTGACCAAACAAAGACGTTAGATGACACAATGACGCACAAACCAAAACCAAGAGTGCAACGTACCCGTCCAGTTGGAAGATtctactcttttctttttgctcggCGGTTCTTCCTGGAAATCATGATCGGTGATTTAGTTTCTCAGTCAGACTACGACCAGACGGCACAAACGTCATTCGATATCAACTGTCACCATATCTATCTGGTAGCTAAGCGATAAAAACAAAGATAAGATAaaatttttttataaaaaccaCTAAGTATTTTCTTCTAAACCTACAAGCTTTCTAAATGAACACCGAAGGTTACGGTGACGAAGACAAGCCGTCAATGTAACAGTGAGGTAACAATGACAAGCAGCCCATCCCAAGTATTTACTGAAGTTGTACAAACAGCTCCAGTGAACAGAAAGTCGGCATTTCAAATGTACCAAACGTACCGGTTTATCTTTATCCGTCTCCTCCATTTCCAGCTTATCTTTGTCCTCCTCTGGCGGCGTCTCCTGAAGCTTCTCCTGGAGTTTCTCCGTGTACTTGAGGAGGAGAGAGTTTCCGAGGCGGGAGCCCAGGAAGAGGTAGCCGGGCTCCATGGTAACCATCTGCAGGGGGCGAGGCCGCGGCGTGAAACATCAGTTGCTGCTGAAGCCACTAAAAACTGCCGGACTATACGGAGATATTCAGCATTTGCTTTACGCCTTAAAAAGTCAGCCGGGTGTGACAAAAACGTGGCTTTTCCCCACAAGAGGTTTTGAGATGTCCACGTCTCATCTGAGCCACAGGCAGAACTTACGCAGGTTGTCAGGACGCTGGCAGCCGCTTTGTCGAAGTGGAACGCTCGGACACTTCTCATGCCGTCCGTTATGAGGGTCAATACATAACTGCAAGACAACAAACCCTCAGTGAGGagtcgagaaaaaaaaaaaaaaaaaagtgccagCACTTCTTTATGCACATTCCGGGAGTGATGACTCACATTTCTCCTCCTTTCAAAGAGATGACCATCTTGTCGTAGGCAATGAAGTCGGACTGGGAACAGTCCAGCGTGATCTTCACCTCGTCTTGCACACCTGGGAAACCAAGAGCCGACATCCAGTCACAGAGTGTCAGATGAAACACGTACGGATATCAaatgcgcacgtgtgtgtgtgtgtgtgttcgccggTGTTGCTCACGCAGAGGGAACGCCGTGGTCCCATTCGTCTGAGAGTTGAGAGAAACGCCGTACGGTGGAACACTCTGGTTCAGATACAGCAAGGAATTCACCGcaaacaccaccacaccacctaGATGGGATAAGAGCTCAATGAAGCCCACATGTCATCACCACGCACCTCCTCACATGGGGTAAAGTTCATATTTAACACTTTTGGGTGGAAGGAGAGATTCCTCCGAGCTCACCGATTGGCTTGGGAACCGGCATGACCTGCGTACAGTCAAAGGGCAGATTACTGAGGGACCAGATGACGGGGTGAACCTTCTGCATTATGTTGAGGGAGATGGCGACGATGCTGCAGGTGTCCTGGCGCACGGCCACACGCCTGGCGGGAAGGATCGGGAGTCAGAAGTTAAACATCGGAAAGGTTTACAGCCAACAAAGGCTTTACTTGCGACAATCTTAACTGACACTTGGTCGATTAATGTGGAACAACACTACGTGGTTGTTATGGCGGACTGACCCGGGCCACGTCTGGTTGGGCTCAAACAGGATGAGCAGCGTGGGCTCATAGTAGCCATGAAGGAACTTCATGTCGACGATGTTCAGCAGCTTCTCGTCCAGCTCACGGACATCGATTATGTAGCTGGGCAGGAAGCTGGACTTGGGTCTGCAGAAACAAAGATAGAAAGGCCCGCATGTAGACGATCGCACAAATGTGTGCGCGGTAATAATTAAAACGGTATGCATCGAGAACTACGGTCTGTGCAATCTTTGCTAAATTGAGCTGGATATTCTTAAATCACATTGTAGCTTTCCATCCTTTTTTTGGCCCTCTAATCATGCACATAAATTCACAGCAACTACGATATCAGTTACACATTAAAATGGGAATCGGGCGTACCCTTCTCCAACGCCCCCCTCCTGTTCATCGGTCAGAGTGTCCTTCCTGAATGGCAGCACCACGAGCTGCGTGCCATAAACCAGCATCACGGCACACCGATTCTCCGGATCTACGCGGACGATGGGAATGTGTACATTCTGAACAAAGCCATCCTGGAAAAAAGTTGAAAATTAGTTAATTGGTTCAAGTCGGCATTCGCTGTTTTTTCCGAACGTGTGCCGAGTTCCTGTGGCTACGTACTCTGAGCTCCGGCTCCTCAAAGTAATGCAGCGACAGGGTCTTGAGGTCGTGCGTCCCGGGGTCATACTCTACCACGGACAACTGGGGACGAACACGGAAACACTGGAGTCAAACACAATCTGAAGCAGTTTAGTCGTACAGGATGAGGACGTGACGGGGGGGATACCTTGGCATCTTTGAAGCTGAGAAGGAGTGCGTCTCTGTTGGCTCCCACCAGCTGCACACTGGCCATGGACATAATATTGCCAAAGAGCGAGAAGGAGGCCACCTGCTCCAGCTTCTCCTTACGGGACTTAGAATCTgttaaatgacacacacactcatttaagTGGAAATCATTAACCCATCAGGAGTGTGAGGTCCAGACCTTACCTGAAGACTTCTCAGCTTTCGACGTGCTCTGAAAACGAGGACATAAATGTTACACATAATACCCAAAAGggtgtacaaaaacaaaacacgcaTGCTACAGTGAAACAAGTGGCGTGGCGACGCGTGGTTACCTCCACATCGTGGATAATCCTGTACACGTACAGCTGTGATGTTCCAGCAACGACCAGGTTCTTCTCCTTGCTGGATATGAAGTTGCAGTAGACGGAGAACTCCACCGCAGTGGGTGTGTGCGCTTGTCGGTACACGGCGTACATGGCGGGCGGGATCCGTCAGCATCTGCCAGACGACAACGGGCAACTTCTGGATAAAGGAACTTATTTACAAGATTTTCAGCGCGTATTCTCCGTTAGGGAAAACAACCCTCCACGCCAAATTAAATGTCCCACGGCCTCCAATCTTCGGTGAAGAAGCGCTTTATTTTGAAGTGAACGCATTGAATTTAACTTTTACGTTCCAGTAACGCGAGGACACCCCGTGGCTAACGGCAGAGTTCACGTAAAACGTACTATATTTAAACCTTTACGCTGGGGTTATTTAATGCAGCCACTT from Gasterosteus aculeatus chromosome 10, fGasAcu3.hap1.1, whole genome shotgun sequence carries:
- the cpsf1 gene encoding cleavage and polyadenylation specificity factor subunit 1, coding for MYAVYRQAHTPTAVEFSVYCNFISSKEKNLVVAGTSQLYVYRIIHDVESTSKAEKSSDSKSRKEKLEQVASFSLFGNIMSMASVQLVGANRDALLLSFKDAKLSVVEYDPGTHDLKTLSLHYFEEPELRDGFVQNVHIPIVRVDPENRCAVMLVYGTQLVVLPFRKDTLTDEQEGGVGEGPKSSFLPSYIIDVRELDEKLLNIVDMKFLHGYYEPTLLILFEPNQTWPGRVAVRQDTCSIVAISLNIMQKVHPVIWSLSNLPFDCTQVMPVPKPIGGVVVFAVNSLLYLNQSVPPYGVSLNSQTNGTTAFPLRVQDEVKITLDCSQSDFIAYDKMVISLKGGEIYVLTLITDGMRSVRAFHFDKAAASVLTTCMVTMEPGYLFLGSRLGNSLLLKYTEKLQEKLQETPPEEDKDKLEMEETDKDKPEEPPSKKKRVESSNWTDEVDEIEVYGSEAHSGTQLATYSFEVCDSILNIGPCVNASMGEPAFLSEEFQNNPEPDLEVVVCSGYGKNGALSVLQRSIRPQVVTTFELPGCHDMWTVISNEVKKDPNAAKSEGSEDGAETETGEDGEEVEKDKEKEEEEEEEEEEKEKTTEPPLEDDKKKHGFLILSREDSTMILQTGQEIMELDTSGFATQGPTVFAGNIGDNKYIIQVSPMGIRLLEGVTQLHFIPVDLGSPIVHCSVADPYVVIMTAEGVVTMFALKTDSYMGKTHRLALQKPQIPTLSRVIALCAYRDVSGMFTTENKVSSSFAKEDAAISSLSEAETVIHDLSNTVDDEEEMLYGESNANTGHGRDEMGRSYGAHGGFGSDGNSSKSEPSHWCIIIRENGVMEIYQLPDWRLVFLVKNFPVGQRVLVDSSSGQSAAQGEGKKEEVTRQGGIPLVKEVALVSLGYNYSRPYLLVHVEQELLIYEAFPYDQQQPQNNLKVRFKKVPHNINFREKKSKLKKDRKGEGGAAEESLAAKSRIARFRYFEDISGYSGVFICGPSPHWMLVTSRGAIRLHPMSIDGSIESFSPFHNINCPKGFLYFNKQGELRISVLPTYLSYDAPWPVRKIPLRCTVHYVSYHVESKVYAVCTSVKETCTRIPRMTGEEKEFETIDRDERYINPQQERFSIQLISPVSWEAIPNTRFDLDEWEHVTCMKTVALRSQETVSGLKGYVAAGTCLMQGEEVTCRGRIVILDVIEVVPEPGQPLTKNKFKVLYEKEQKGPVTALCHCHGYLVSAIGQKIFLWVLKDNDLTGMAFIDTQLYIHQMFSIKNFILAADVMKSVSLLRYQQESKTLSLVSRDAKPLEVYSIEFIVDNNQLGLLVSDRDKNLSVYMYLPEAKESFGGMRLLRRADFNAGAHVNTFWRMPCRGALDSGSKKALTWDNKHITWFATLDGGVGLLLPMQEKTYRRLLMLQNALNSLLPHHAGLNPKAFRMLHSDRRTLQNAVRNILDGELLNKYLYLSTMERSELAKKIGTTQDIILDDLLEVDRVTAHF